A region of Arabidopsis thaliana chromosome 5, partial sequence DNA encodes the following proteins:
- a CDS encoding Protein kinase superfamily protein (Protein kinase superfamily protein; FUNCTIONS IN: protein kinase activity, kinase activity, ATP binding; INVOLVED IN: protein amino acid phosphorylation; EXPRESSED IN: 7 plant structures; EXPRESSED DURING: LP.04 four leaves visible, 4 anthesis, petal differentiation and expansion stage; CONTAINS InterPro DOMAIN/s: Protein kinase, catalytic domain (InterPro:IPR000719), Serine-threonine/tyrosine-protein kinase (InterPro:IPR001245), Protein kinase-like domain (InterPro:IPR011009); BEST Arabidopsis thaliana protein match is: Leucine-rich repeat protein kinase family protein (TAIR:AT5G07150.1); Has 46703 Blast hits to 38552 proteins in 1466 species: Archae - 99; Bacteria - 4425; Metazoa - 9667; Fungi - 1535; Plants - 25746; Viruses - 1049; Other Eukaryotes - 4182 (source: NCBI BLink).) — MSSKRRRRFNLRTVFSIIFLTFLPLNLNSQEVFDSSQDHFLIQSRVYANHRSLIDTPLPGKDPALDASPPSPESAILKDPLLPPPPPEGNETPSPPRSGVPTQTPETPPAITPLPVPLAPAPSPSPPVSPGTTKKSPKVYMIVGIVGGVFTVSVALIIIFLILTRKIPIKPWTNSGQLRDDLITDVPRLQLSELQAACEDFSNVIGSFSDGTIYKGTLSTGAEIAVVSIVAGSRSDWSTTMDTQLLQKMHNLSKVDHKNFLNVIGYCLEEEPFKRMLVFEYAPNGSLSEHLHSQYVEHLDWPTRLRIVMGIAYCLEHMHNLNPPILLSNLDSSSVYLTEDNAAKVSDFSVINSIFPSKEGSSSKNLLEPSLLDPHTNVFNFGAVLFEIISGKLPDPDSMLLEPKPTRDIVDPTLKTFQENVVERLLEVVRQCLNPYSDQRPTMREVVVKLREITGIEADAAMPRLSPRWWTELEIISTEGN; from the exons ATGAGTTCCAAGAGACGGCGGAGATTCAATCTCCGAACAGTGTTctccatcatcttcctcacCTTTCTTCCTCTGAATCTTAACTCTCAAG AGGTCTTTGATTCTTCTCAAGATCACTTCTTGATCCAATCCCGAGTTTATGCGAACCATCGCAGCCTTATCGATACACCTCTTCCTGGCAAAGACCCTGCCCTTGATGCCTCTCCGCCATCTCCTGAATCCGCTATCCTCAAAGATCCATTGCTGCCTCCGCCACCACCAGAAGGCAACGAAACCCCGAGCCCTCCTCGAAGTGGTGTGCCAACACAAACACCAGAGACCCCACCTGCTATCACTCCCCTGCCTGTACCACTGGCTCCAGCTCCGTCTCCGTCTCCTCCTGTGTCTCCAGGAACTACAAAGAAGTCTCCCAAAGTTTATATGATCGTTGGCATAGTCGGTGGGGTATTCACAGTCTCGGTAGCATtaatcatcatctttcttatCCTCACTCGAAAGATTCCAATCAAGCCTTGGACCAACAGTGGCCAGCTTCGCGATGATCTTATCACAG ATGTTCCGAGGCTGCAGCTATCTGAGCTACAAGCAGCCTGCGAAGATTTCAGTAATGTCATAGGATCTTTCTCAGACGGCACCATTTATAAAGGAACTTTGTCCACTGGTGCTGAAATCGCTGTGGTGTCTATTGTGGCCGGTTCTCGTTCAGACTGGTCCACCACCATGGACACACAGTTGCTACAAAAG ATGCATAATTTATCCAAAGTGGATCACAAGAACTTTTTGAATGTGATCGGTTATTGCCTTGAGGAAGAGCCCTTCAAGCGAATGCTGGTTTTTGAATACGCTCCCAATGGATCACTCTCCGAGCATCTGCACT CTCAATACGTGGAGCACTTGGACTGGCCTACCAGACTCAGAATCGTCATGGGAATAGCTTACTGTCTAGAGCACATGCACAATCTTAACCCACCCATCTTGCTCTCCAATTTGGACTCCTCTTCTGTGTACTTGACTGAAGACAACGCCGCCAAAGTCTCTGACTTTTCTGTCATCAACTCCATATTTCCCTCTAAGGAGGGTTCCTCGAGCAAGAACCTTCTAGAACCCTCGTTACTTGATCCCCATACCAACGTCTTTAACTTTGGTGCCGTTTTATTCGAAATCATCAGTGGAAAATTACCAGACCCGGATTCTATGCTTCTCGAACCCAAGCCCACAAGAGATATTGTGGACCCGACACTGAAAACATTTCAGGAAAATGTTGTTGAGAGACTGTTGGAGGTGGTTAGGCAGTGTTTGAATCCATACTCAGATCAGCGGCCGACAATGAGAGAGGTTGTGGTGAAATTGAGAGAGATAACTGGAATAGAAGCTGACGCAGCAATGCCGAGGCTGTCTCCACGGTGGTGGACAGAGCTGGAGATCATATCCACAGAAGGAAACTAA
- a CDS encoding Glutaredoxin family protein (Glutaredoxin family protein; FUNCTIONS IN: electron carrier activity, protein disulfide oxidoreductase activity; INVOLVED IN: cell redox homeostasis; EXPRESSED IN: 23 plant structures; EXPRESSED DURING: 15 growth stages; CONTAINS InterPro DOMAIN/s: Thioredoxin fold (InterPro:IPR012335), Glutaredoxin (InterPro:IPR002109), Thioredoxin-like fold (InterPro:IPR012336); BEST Arabidopsis thaliana protein match is: Glutaredoxin family protein (TAIR:AT5G13810.1); Has 1807 Blast hits to 1807 proteins in 277 species: Archae - 0; Bacteria - 0; Metazoa - 736; Fungi - 347; Plants - 385; Viruses - 0; Other Eukaryotes - 339 (source: NCBI BLink).): MWRPWRKSSVKIHDTYSPTTASFKDIHHLCSDDSPSFPSSPSPSPKTASRVFHRVRAANLILKSWPTRQSNHLLRADSEPINLSRNQNPESDSKQSKTKTEPDVRISIPGAEKSIVVYFTSLRVVRPTFEACKSVTSILHSFPVRIDERDLSMDASFSTELQRIFGKDQNQNQNQAKTPKLPRVFIGGRYIGGAEEVKQLHEIGELKKLVQELPKIEPGVCEMCGGHRFVPCKDCHGSHKVHTEKLGFRTCLTCNENGLVRCSSCSFPQSPPP; the protein is encoded by the coding sequence ATGTGGCGGCCGTGGCGTAAATCGTCGGTTAAGATTCACGACACATACTCTCCAACCACCGCTTCCTTCAAAGACATTCACCATCTCTGCTCCGACGACTCACCTTCCTTCCCTTCTTCTCCCTCTCCATCTCCAAAAACCGCTTCTAGAGTCTTCCACCGAGTCCGTGCAGCTAATTTGATCCTCAAATCGTGGCCAACTCGTCAATCTAATCACCTCCTCCGCGCAGATTCCGAACCTATCAATCTAAGCCGGAATCAAAATCCAGAATCAGATTCGAAACAATcgaaaaccaaaaccgaacCAGATGTACGGATTTCAATCCCAGGCGCAGAGAAAAGCATTGTCGTATACTTCACAAGCCTACGCGTGGTTCGTCCAACATTCGAAGCCTGCAAATCCGTTACATCGATCCTCCATAGCTTCCCGGTACGAATCGACGAACGAGATCTCTCAATGGACGCGTCATTCTCCACCGAGCTACAACGAATCTTCGGGAAGGATCAGAACCAGAACCAGAACCAGGCGAAGACGCCGAAGCTGCCGCGAGTCTTCATCGGTGGTCGGTACATAGGAGGAGCGGAGGAGGTGAAACAGCTACACGAGATCGGAGAGTTGAAGAAACTTGTGCAAGAGTTGCCGAAGATTGAACCAGGGGTATGTGAGATGTGTGGTGGTCATAGATTCGTGCCGTGTAAGGATTGTCATGGTAGCCATAAGGTGCATACGGAGAAGCTAGGGTTCAGAACTTGCTTAACCTGTAACGAGAATGGTCTCGTCAGgtgttcttcttgttcatttCCACAATCTCCTCCACCCTAA
- a CDS encoding Protein kinase superfamily protein (Protein kinase superfamily protein; FUNCTIONS IN: protein kinase activity, kinase activity, ATP binding; INVOLVED IN: protein amino acid phosphorylation; EXPRESSED IN: 7 plant structures; EXPRESSED DURING: LP.04 four leaves visible, 4 anthesis, petal differentiation and expansion stage; CONTAINS InterPro DOMAIN/s: Protein kinase, catalytic domain (InterPro:IPR000719), Serine-threonine/tyrosine-protein kinase (InterPro:IPR001245), Protein kinase-like domain (InterPro:IPR011009); BEST Arabidopsis thaliana protein match is: Leucine-rich repeat protein kinase family protein (TAIR:AT5G07150.1); Has 35333 Blast hits to 34131 proteins in 2444 species: Archae - 798; Bacteria - 22429; Metazoa - 974; Fungi - 991; Plants - 531; Viruses - 0; Other Eukaryotes - 9610 (source: NCBI BLink).) — MSSKRRRRFNLRTVFSIIFLTFLPLNLNSQEIVEVFDSSQDHFLIQSRVYANHRSLIDTPLPGKDPALDASPPSPESAILKDPLLPPPPPEGNETPSPPRSGVPTQTPETPPAITPLPVPLAPAPSPSPPVSPGTTKKSPKVYMIVGIVGGVFTVSVALIIIFLILTRKIPIKPWTNSGQLRDDLITDVPRLQLSELQAACEDFSNVIGSFSDGTIYKGTLSTGAEIAVVSIVAGSRSDWSTTMDTQLLQKMHNLSKVDHKNFLNVIGYCLEEEPFKRMLVFEYAPNGSLSEHLHSQYVEHLDWPTRLRIVMGIAYCLEHMHNLNPPILLSNLDSSSVYLTEDNAAKVSDFSVINSIFPSKEGSSSKNLLEPSLLDPHTNVFNFGAVLFEIISGKLPDPDSMLLEPKPTRDIVDPTLKTFQENVVERLLEVVRQCLNPYSDQRPTMREVVVKLREITGIEADAAMPRLSPRWWTELEIISTEGN, encoded by the exons ATGAGTTCCAAGAGACGGCGGAGATTCAATCTCCGAACAGTGTTctccatcatcttcctcacCTTTCTTCCTCTGAATCTTAACTCTCAAG AGATTGTAGAGGTCTTTGATTCTTCTCAAGATCACTTCTTGATCCAATCCCGAGTTTATGCGAACCATCGCAGCCTTATCGATACACCTCTTCCTGGCAAAGACCCTGCCCTTGATGCCTCTCCGCCATCTCCTGAATCCGCTATCCTCAAAGATCCATTGCTGCCTCCGCCACCACCAGAAGGCAACGAAACCCCGAGCCCTCCTCGAAGTGGTGTGCCAACACAAACACCAGAGACCCCACCTGCTATCACTCCCCTGCCTGTACCACTGGCTCCAGCTCCGTCTCCGTCTCCTCCTGTGTCTCCAGGAACTACAAAGAAGTCTCCCAAAGTTTATATGATCGTTGGCATAGTCGGTGGGGTATTCACAGTCTCGGTAGCATtaatcatcatctttcttatCCTCACTCGAAAGATTCCAATCAAGCCTTGGACCAACAGTGGCCAGCTTCGCGATGATCTTATCACAG ATGTTCCGAGGCTGCAGCTATCTGAGCTACAAGCAGCCTGCGAAGATTTCAGTAATGTCATAGGATCTTTCTCAGACGGCACCATTTATAAAGGAACTTTGTCCACTGGTGCTGAAATCGCTGTGGTGTCTATTGTGGCCGGTTCTCGTTCAGACTGGTCCACCACCATGGACACACAGTTGCTACAAAAG ATGCATAATTTATCCAAAGTGGATCACAAGAACTTTTTGAATGTGATCGGTTATTGCCTTGAGGAAGAGCCCTTCAAGCGAATGCTGGTTTTTGAATACGCTCCCAATGGATCACTCTCCGAGCATCTGCACT CTCAATACGTGGAGCACTTGGACTGGCCTACCAGACTCAGAATCGTCATGGGAATAGCTTACTGTCTAGAGCACATGCACAATCTTAACCCACCCATCTTGCTCTCCAATTTGGACTCCTCTTCTGTGTACTTGACTGAAGACAACGCCGCCAAAGTCTCTGACTTTTCTGTCATCAACTCCATATTTCCCTCTAAGGAGGGTTCCTCGAGCAAGAACCTTCTAGAACCCTCGTTACTTGATCCCCATACCAACGTCTTTAACTTTGGTGCCGTTTTATTCGAAATCATCAGTGGAAAATTACCAGACCCGGATTCTATGCTTCTCGAACCCAAGCCCACAAGAGATATTGTGGACCCGACACTGAAAACATTTCAGGAAAATGTTGTTGAGAGACTGTTGGAGGTGGTTAGGCAGTGTTTGAATCCATACTCAGATCAGCGGCCGACAATGAGAGAGGTTGTGGTGAAATTGAGAGAGATAACTGGAATAGAAGCTGACGCAGCAATGCCGAGGCTGTCTCCACGGTGGTGGACAGAGCTGGAGATCATATCCACAGAAGGAAACTAA
- a CDS encoding Rab3 GTPase-activating protein catalytic protein, which translates to MASVSKSNHLEEDDDAEEEVQHFDDFTLASSWERFISDIEATCRQWLADGPKNLVEKGAVAVEDSKNLFTVKHELKNVAKSYCMEFYFQIDNNGSQQAGIGNWNSNSHDLQLCFGVKDFLLIAPQSASGVLLDTPESSKLLSAVAIALSNCGSLWPAFVPVHDPSRKAYIGIQNMGTVFTRRFEADRVGSQVPVKLMHLEGLYELFVSKFVYSGVDFSMHTFRVHFMMRLTYQTFPYDEEDEEIDTDEVMGDKSDTAEHYGSESRNKVLWDDDCPWSEWYSAEDPLRGFELVVTWADRTVESTLEMAELENASPHDAEKWILHPILSPYLGDPSHGKRIDFASQLLCLVEALDSSFSAQFMEDFVSVENPSSENLKTSVVIPPPSVLDRVIKDLFREGSKLPDFTKGEHRLSRALKAAPLESLFTQFCLHSLWFGNCNIRAIAFLWIEFVREVRWCWEETQPLPKMPIDGSIDLSSCLINQKLHLLAICIEKKREMNEEFLDCIGSDDSSDASVSMEEHHKVDKRRNTSSEEELRRKRDSSIAEDTSKQLRFERKTERTNSVNQSPTDAIRRGSAGPVGTMMLLKSRQQLHAPFTQDPPLMTEDMHEERLQAVEAFGDSLNVPGQLEKDILLSDMSAFKAANPDAVFEDFIRWHSPGDWESFEPKTTEPSAGPSTEGSKDEWPPRGRLSQRMSDQGNLWRKSWNDAPALPADDQKPLLDPNREGEKIVHYLETVRPHQLLEQMVCTAFRGSADTLNQTNVGNMRQMTSKLEQLYLIMKFTLGALQRNNLPDKAKTVKDLKRLCMVFENVEKLVAVAASIHRKFLDASRLAQVIFSDFYGVYAPTMGMSANDEENKSRTVSHR; encoded by the exons ATGGCTTCTGTAAGCAAATCGAATCATctcgaagaagatgatgatgctgaAGAAGAG GTGCAACATTTCGATGATTTCACTCTAGCTTCTTCCTGGGAAAG GTTCATCTCAGACATTGAAGCAACTTGTCGTCAATGGTTAGCTGATGGTCCCAAAAACCTGGTG GAAAAGGGTGCTGTTGCAGTGGAGGATTCAAAGAATCTGTTTACGGTCAAACACGAACTTAAGAATGTTGCAAAGAGCTATTGTATGGAGTTCTACTttcaaattgataataatGGTAGCCAACAAG CTGGAATTGGTAATTGGAACAGTAATTCACATGATCTCCAGCTTTGCTTTGGGGTGAAGGATTTTCTG TTGATTGCTCCACAAAGTGCCAGTGGGGTGCTTCTTGATACACCAGAGTCTAGCAAGCTTCTGAGTGCGGTTGCTATTGCTTTGTCTAACTGTGGCAG CTTGTGGCCAGCCTTTGTCCCTGTGCATGACCCTTCACGCAAAGCATATATTGGAATCCAGAATATGGGCACTGTTTTTACTAGAAGATTTGAAGCAGATCGTGTTGGCAGCCAAGTTCCCGTGAAACTCATGCACCTGGAAGGGCTATATGAGTTGTTTGTTTCTAAGTTT gTTTATTCAGGAGTGGACTTCTCGATGCATACTTTCAGAGTCCATTTTATGATGAGGCTAACATACCAAACCTTCCCATATGACGAGGAGGATGAGGAAATTGATACGGATGAGGTTATGGGTGACAAATCAGACACTGCAGAACACTATGGTTCTGAGTCACGCAATAAGGTGCTCTGGGATGATGACTGTCCTTGGAGTGAGTGGTACTCTGCTGAAGATCCACTAAGAG GATTCGAATTGGTGGTCACATGGGCTGACAGGACTGTAGAAAGCACACTTGAGATGGCTGAACTTGAAAATGCCTCACCCCATGATGCTGAGAAGTGGATTTTACACCCAATCCTCTCGCCATATCT GGGTGATCCTTCACATGGcaaaagaattgattttgcTTCCCAACTACTTTGCTTGGTTGAAGCATTGGATTCGTCTTTCTCAGCTCAGTTTATGGAGGATTTTGTGTCAG TGGAAAATCCAAGCTCCGAAAATTTAAAGACCTCAGTGGTCATCCCTCCTCCGTCAGTTCTTGATCGGGTGATTAAAGATCTCTTTCGTGAGG GGTCTAAACTCCCAGATTTTACAAAAGGCGAACACAGGCTTTCTCGAGCTCTTAAGGCTGCACCGCTTGAATCTCTTTTTACACAATTCTGTTTGCACTCACTGTGGTTTGGCAATTGCAATATCCGTG CCATTGCCTTTCTCTGGATAGAGTTTGTCCGTGAAGTTCGATGGTGTTGGGAAGAGACACAGCCGTTGCCGAAAATGCCAATTGACGGTTCTATTGATTTGTCCAGTTGTTTGATCAACCAAAAGTTACACTTG CTTGCAATTTGCATCGAAAAAAAACGTGAAATGAATGAAGAGTTCCTAGACTGTATAGGAAGTGATGACAGTTCAGACGCTTCTGTTTCTATGGAG GAACACCACAAGGTCgacaagagaagaaatacaTCCTCGGAAGAAGAACTGCGGAGGAAACGTGACAG CTCAATTGCAGAAGATACATCTAAGCAACTCAGATTTGAGCGGAAAACTGAACGCACAAATTCTGTGAACCAAAGCCCAACAGATGCCATCAGGAGAGGTTCAGCTGGACCAGTGGGGACGATGATGCTCCTGAAGTCACGTCAGCAACTCCATGCCCCATTTACCCAG GACCCACCTCTTATGACTGAAGACATGCATGAAGAAAGACTCCAGGCTGTTGAGGCGTTTGGTGATTCCCTT AACGTTCCTGGCCAATTGGAGAAAGACATCTTATTATCTG ACATGTCAGCATTCAAAGCGGCAAACCCAGATGCAGTGTTTGAGGACTTTATCAGATGGCATTCACCTGGAGATTGGGAGAGCTTTGAACCTAAAACCACTGAACCATCAGCAGGCCCCAGCACCGAAGGCTCGAAAGATGAATGGCCTCCTCGTGGCCGCCTTTCTCAACGGATGTCTGATCAAGGAAACTTGTGGAGAAAAAGTTGGAATGATGCACCCGCTTTGCCAGCCGATGACCAAAAGCCTCTCCTAGACCCGAACCGAGAGGGAGAGAAG ATTGTTCATTACCTGGAAACAGTACGGCCTCATCAGCTTCTTGAGCAAATGGTCTGCACAGCCTTCAGAGGATCAGCTGACACTCTTAACCAGACAAACGTCGGTAACATGAGACAAATGACCTCTAAATTGGAGCAACTCTACCTCATCATGAAATTTACTTTGGGGGCTCTACAac GAAACAATCTTCCGGATAAAGCAAAGACCGTCAAAGACCTGAAACGTCTCTGCATGGTCTTTGAAAACGTGGAGAAGTTGGTAGCGGTTGCGGCATCTATTCACAGAAAGTTCCTGGACGCATCACGCCTTGCTCAAGTAATATTCAGCGACTTCTATGGCGTTTATGCTCCAACAATGGGAATGAGCGCAAATGATGAAGAGAACAAAAGCAGGACGGTGAGTCATCGTTAA
- a CDS encoding Protein kinase superfamily protein (Protein kinase superfamily protein; FUNCTIONS IN: protein serine/threonine/tyrosine kinase activity, kinase activity; INVOLVED IN: protein amino acid phosphorylation; LOCATED IN: cellular_component unknown; EXPRESSED IN: 14 plant structures; EXPRESSED DURING: 6 growth stages; CONTAINS InterPro DOMAIN/s: Protein kinase, catalytic domain (InterPro:IPR000719), Serine-threonine/tyrosine-protein kinase (InterPro:IPR001245), Protein kinase-like domain (InterPro:IPR011009); BEST Arabidopsis thaliana protein match is: Protein kinase superfamily protein (TAIR:AT5G07140.1); Has 1807 Blast hits to 1807 proteins in 277 species: Archae - 0; Bacteria - 0; Metazoa - 736; Fungi - 347; Plants - 385; Viruses - 0; Other Eukaryotes - 339 (source: NCBI BLink).), translating into MAAALECWSSRAGDGGDPDNDLVDQVLMRTHDRSESVITSLPETSLEVEGSTTVFDQSSSAMQKRFQRLSRNVSEAIVSLKNTLNLDSARDNQSFGGAMTPKAEVSGGGGGRKLVWATVVKNLAKMYPGSQLPEKLVSNLKKHYDSLPFSYSQADFDMKEVFLHVKLIEQAAGDDNPVFMIQEVSTEEPRGSVLRLTFACNSFLSWSTMSGVLDSASICCKKIQIFEKKGLTLGVVLLLDQSGQHSLFKTRVENTLKVATKKPKPTSVKLPFGLCGCQEQNGGVGELGGVEEESIQHSSRLGIENLNSTIQIQVPLPSSSFAVSVDEWQTIQSGGNEIGKWLLNSDSFEFGDQIGPTSLKGIFRGKRVGIEKLKGCDKGNSYEFELRKDYLELMACGHKSILQFYGVCIDENHGLCVVTKLMEGGSLHELMLKNKKLQTKQILRIAIDIAEGLKFVNDHGVAYRDLNTQRILLDKHGNACLGNIGIVTACKSFGEAVEYETDGYRWLAPEIIAGDPENTTETWMSNAYSFGMVLWEMVTGEAAYASCSPVQAAVGIAACGLRPEIPKECPQVLRTLMINCWNNSPSKRPNFSHIHNTLLRAVSR; encoded by the exons ATGGCTGCAGCCTTGGAGTGCTGGTCGAGTCGTGCCGGAGATGGTGGCGATCCCGACAACGATCTGGTCGATCAGGTACTCATGCGAACGCACGACAGGTCTGAGTCCGTAATTACGTCTCTACCTGAGACGAGTTTGGAGGTTGAAGGTTCCACGACGGTTTTTGATCAGAGCTCGTCGGCTATGCAGAAGCGGTTTCAGCGTCTCAGCCGCAACGTGTCAGAGGCGATTGTGTCGCTTAAAAACACGCTTAATCTGGATTCTGCTCGGGATAATCAGAGTTTCGGCGGAGCTATGACGCCCAAGGCGGAAGTCAgtggcggcggcggcggaAGGAAGCTCGTTTGGGCTACTGTAGTGAAGAACCTTGCTAAGATGTATCCTGGGAGTCAATTACCGGAGAAGCTCGTATCAAATCTCAAGAAGCATTACGATTCCTTGCCATTCAG TTATAGTCAGGCTGATTTCGATATGAAAGAAGTATTTCTACACGTCAAGTTGATAGAACAAGCTGCTGGAGATGACAATCCTGTGTTTATGATTCAAGAAGTGTCTACTGAGGAACCTCGAGGTTCCGTGCTCAGACTCACATTCGCCTGTAACTCTTTTCTATCATGGTCAACTATGTCAGGCGTTCTTGATAGTGCTTCGATTTGTTGCAAGAAGAtacaaatctttgagaagaagGGGTTGACTCTCGGGgttgttcttcttctggaTCAATCTGGGCAACATAGTTTGTTTAAAACCCGGGTAGAAAACACCCTCAAGGTTGCAACCAAAAAGCCAAAACCGACATCTGTTAAGCTCCCTTTCGGGCTTTGTGGCTGTCAAGAACAGAACGGTGGTGTAGGGGAACTTGGAGGTGTTGAAGAAGAGTCCATTCAGCATAGTAGTAGGCTAGGGATAGAAAACTTGAATAGTACGATCCAGATTCAGGTTCCACTTCCGAGTTCTTCATTTGCTGTATCAGTAGATGAATGGCAGACCATCCAATCGGGTGGCAATGAGATTGGAAAATGGCTATTGAATTCTGATAGTTTTGAGTTCGGTGATCAGATTGGACCAACTTCTCTCAAAGGAATTTTCCGCGGTAAAAGAGTGGGAATCGAGAAACTAAAAGGTTGTGATAAGGGGAATTCCTATGAGTTTGAGCTCCGAAAAGATTACTTGGAGCTGATGGCTTGTGGACACAAGAGCATTCTGCAATTTTACGGTGTTTGCATCGATGAGAACCATGGATTATGCGTTGTGACAAAACTGATGGAAGGTGGGTCACTCCATGAACTGATGTTGAAGAATAAGAAGCTTCAAACCAAGCAGATACTGCGAATTGCAATAGACATAGCCGAAGGGCTGAAGTTCGTGAATGACCATGGTGTTGCTTATCGGGACCTTAACACACAAAGAATATTACTAGATAAGCATGGCAATGCATGTTTGGGAAATATTGGGATAGTCACCGCTTGTAAGAGCTTTGGTGAGGCCGTGGAATATGAAACTGATGGTTATCGATGGCTTGCACCTGAG ATCATAGCTGGTGACCCGGAAAATACGACAGAGACTTGGATGAGCAATGCTTATAGTTTTGGGATGGTACTGTGGGAGATGGTGACGGGAGAGGCGGCTTATGCATCTTGCTCGCCCGTGCAGGCGGCAGTTGGGATAGCGGCTTGTGGCCTGAGACCGGAAATTCCAAAAGAATGCCCTCAAGTCCTGAGAACTCTGATGATCAATTGCTGGAACAACTCCCCCTCCAAACGCCCCAACTTCTCTCATATCCATAACACGTTACTTCGCGCCGTTTCACGGTAA